A genome region from Akkermansiaceae bacterium includes the following:
- the ald gene encoding alanine dehydrogenase — translation MIIGIPRETKAQENRVSMTPGSVVELTKRGHRVLVQRGAGEGASYPDAQYLAAGAEIAADAAAVFSEAEMIVKVKEPQPPEVAILRPGQILFTYLHLAANKSLTESLAKSGCTGIAYETVEVNGHLPLLEPMSEIAGRMSAIVGAYHLAKHRGGRGCLLGGVPGVAPGRVVILGGGTAGVNAARVARGIGADVTILEVDVERMRFLDITMECARTVYSNEANLSELLPRVDLIIGAVLLPGAKAPKLITREMLRRMTEGSVLVDIAVDQGGCAETTRATTHEDPTYVEEGVLHYCVANMPGAYSRTATQALNNVTQPWITLIAEKGVAGACAIRKELLGGINVMGGNITCKPVAEAHGLNFAEPSEILA, via the coding sequence ATGATCATCGGCATCCCTAGGGAAACAAAGGCACAGGAAAACCGGGTGAGCATGACACCCGGCTCCGTGGTGGAGCTCACCAAGCGCGGCCACCGGGTGCTTGTCCAACGCGGTGCCGGGGAGGGCGCAAGCTACCCGGATGCCCAATACCTGGCCGCAGGCGCAGAGATCGCTGCGGATGCGGCAGCGGTATTCTCCGAGGCGGAAATGATCGTGAAAGTCAAGGAACCCCAGCCCCCGGAAGTGGCCATACTCCGCCCGGGCCAAATCCTATTCACCTACCTCCACCTGGCCGCCAACAAGTCCCTCACGGAAAGCCTCGCCAAGAGCGGCTGCACCGGGATCGCCTACGAGACGGTGGAGGTGAACGGCCACCTGCCCCTCCTGGAACCCATGTCCGAGATCGCCGGACGCATGTCCGCCATCGTCGGCGCCTACCATCTTGCCAAGCATCGCGGCGGGCGCGGCTGCCTGCTCGGCGGCGTGCCGGGCGTCGCACCCGGGCGCGTGGTCATCCTCGGCGGGGGCACCGCTGGCGTGAACGCAGCCCGGGTGGCCCGCGGCATCGGTGCGGATGTCACCATCCTTGAGGTTGATGTCGAGCGGATGCGCTTCCTGGACATCACCATGGAGTGCGCGCGCACCGTTTACTCCAACGAGGCGAACCTCTCCGAGCTGCTCCCCCGCGTCGATCTCATCATAGGAGCCGTCCTTTTGCCCGGCGCGAAGGCGCCCAAGCTCATCACCCGCGAAATGCTGCGCCGCATGACGGAAGGCAGCGTACTTGTGGACATCGCCGTGGATCAGGGAGGCTGCGCGGAAACCACCCGCGCCACAACCCATGAGGATCCCACCTATGTCGAGGAGGGCGTGCTGCATTACTGCGTCGCAAACATGCCAGGTGCCTACTCCCGCACCGCCACCCAGGCGCTCAACAACGTCACCCAACCATGGATCACGCTGATCGCGGAAAAAGGCGTTGCCGGTGCCTGCGCGATCCGCAAGGAATTGCTCGGCGGCATCAACGTCATGGGCGGGAACATCACCTGCAAACCGGTTGCCGAAGCCCACGGCCTCAACTTCGCCGAACCGTCCGAAATCCTTGCCTGA
- a CDS encoding N-acetyltransferase — MPEKSTQHRATHFPGKQRFELRSGSGEPAVLSYPDRDENIVMDHTYVPAQLRGQGIAAAITRDALLEARRLGWKIVPDCSYVETFILRNPEFADLLAR, encoded by the coding sequence ATGCCTGAAAAATCCACCCAGCACCGCGCCACCCATTTCCCAGGCAAACAGCGCTTCGAGCTGCGCTCCGGCTCCGGCGAACCCGCCGTGCTCTCCTACCCGGACAGGGACGAGAACATCGTCATGGATCACACCTATGTCCCCGCCCAGCTCCGCGGCCAGGGCATCGCCGCCGCCATCACGCGCGACGCCCTCCTCGAAGCCCGCCGCCTCGGCTGGAAAATCGTCCCGGATTGTTCCTACGTGGAGACCTTCATCCTCCGCAACCCGGAGTTCGCAGACCTTCTCGCCCGCTGA
- the panB gene encoding 3-methyl-2-oxobutanoate hydroxymethyltransferase produces MIPQEKVAAISARKGTGGIAALTCYDYPMARLLDEAGTDILLVGDSLGMVVLGFPDTTHVTLAHILHHLEAVARAKSNALVIADLPINTYDTPAQALETARALTAAGADAVKLEGGIRQAEKVRAITAAGIPVCGHLGMLPQRVLQEGGYRKKGKTPEQTREILAGAKALIDAGVFAIVLESVTPSAAAEITSAIPVPTIGIGCGDGTCDGEIAVITDLLGSFPWFVPPFAKPETDLASSTTEAAKKYIARVRRAERD; encoded by the coding sequence GTGATCCCCCAGGAAAAAGTCGCCGCCATATCAGCCCGCAAAGGCACAGGCGGCATCGCGGCGCTCACATGCTATGATTACCCGATGGCCCGGCTGCTTGATGAGGCGGGTACGGACATTCTGCTCGTCGGCGATTCGCTGGGCATGGTCGTCCTCGGCTTTCCGGACACCACCCACGTCACCCTCGCCCACATCCTGCACCACCTGGAGGCCGTCGCCCGCGCAAAATCCAATGCTCTCGTCATCGCGGATCTCCCGATCAACACCTACGACACCCCGGCTCAGGCATTGGAGACCGCCCGCGCCCTCACCGCCGCCGGAGCCGATGCGGTGAAGCTCGAAGGCGGCATCCGCCAGGCGGAAAAAGTCCGCGCCATCACCGCAGCGGGCATCCCCGTATGCGGACACCTCGGGATGCTCCCACAGCGCGTCCTTCAGGAAGGCGGCTACCGCAAAAAAGGCAAAACCCCGGAACAGACCCGCGAGATCCTCGCCGGTGCAAAAGCCCTCATCGACGCCGGCGTCTTTGCCATCGTCCTGGAATCCGTCACCCCATCCGCCGCCGCGGAAATCACCTCCGCCATCCCCGTCCCCACCATCGGCATCGGCTGTGGAGACGGCACCTGCGACGGGGAAATCGCCGTCATCACCGATCTCCTCGGCTCCTTTCCATGGTTCGTCCCCCCATTCGCGAAACCGGAAACCGATCTCGCATCATCCACCACCGAAGCAGCGAAAAAATACATTGCCCGTGTGCGGCGTGCCGAACGTGATTGA
- a CDS encoding aminopeptidase, which yields MHDPRIDALAKQLAGYSTDLRKGEKVLLDLYDVPDSIGIALIREVRKRKAIPVVRIHSAAINREMLLGAEDGQYATIAKNLLAEMKDMDAYIAVRGSNNISETSDVKQDRMQLAMKHMRPVIDHRVKKTKWCVLRWPTPAMAQQASMSTEAFEDFYFKVCLLDYRALLPAMNALKRLMESTDQVHITGPGTDLRFSIKGIPAVVCGGNYNIPDGEVFTAPVKDSVEGFVTHNAPTIYQGIAFDSIRLEFAKGKITKAEAGGKTKELNRILDTDPGARYIGEFAIGFHPVIREPMRDILFDEKIAGSFHFTPGQAYEIADNGNQSQVHWDMVNIQRKDYGGGEIRFDGKVIRKDGVFIPKNLAKLNG from the coding sequence ATGCACGACCCACGAATCGACGCCCTCGCCAAGCAGCTTGCAGGATACTCCACGGATCTCAGGAAGGGTGAGAAGGTTTTGCTCGATCTCTACGATGTCCCGGATTCCATCGGCATCGCGCTGATCCGGGAGGTTCGCAAAAGGAAGGCCATCCCGGTTGTGCGCATCCACAGCGCGGCGATCAACCGGGAGATGCTGCTCGGGGCGGAGGATGGGCAATACGCCACGATCGCGAAGAACCTCCTTGCCGAGATGAAGGACATGGATGCCTACATCGCGGTGCGCGGCAGCAACAACATTTCCGAAACATCCGACGTGAAACAGGACAGGATGCAGCTCGCCATGAAGCACATGCGCCCTGTCATCGACCATCGCGTGAAGAAGACGAAGTGGTGTGTCCTGCGCTGGCCCACCCCGGCGATGGCGCAGCAGGCATCCATGAGCACCGAGGCGTTCGAGGATTTCTACTTCAAGGTCTGCCTGCTCGACTACAGGGCGCTGCTTCCGGCGATGAACGCGCTCAAGCGCCTGATGGAAAGCACCGACCAGGTACACATCACCGGCCCCGGCACGGACCTGAGGTTTTCCATCAAGGGCATTCCGGCGGTTGTGTGCGGCGGGAATTACAACATCCCGGACGGCGAGGTTTTCACCGCACCTGTGAAGGATTCCGTGGAGGGTTTTGTGACCCACAACGCGCCGACGATCTATCAGGGGATCGCCTTCGATTCGATACGCCTGGAGTTCGCGAAAGGGAAGATCACCAAGGCGGAGGCCGGCGGGAAAACCAAGGAGCTCAACCGCATCCTGGATACGGATCCGGGGGCGCGCTATATCGGCGAGTTCGCCATCGGCTTCCACCCGGTGATCCGCGAGCCGATGCGGGATATCCTCTTCGATGAGAAAATCGCGGGTTCCTTCCACTTCACGCCGGGGCAGGCGTATGAGATCGCCGACAACGGCAACCAGTCGCAGGTGCATTGGGACATGGTGAACATCCAGCGCAAGGACTACGGTGGCGGCGAGATCCGCTTCGACGGGAAGGTGATACGCAAGGATGGGGTGTTCATCCCCAAGAACCTCGCGAAGCTGAACGGATGA
- the hemW gene encoding radical SAM family heme chaperone HemW, translated as MEFKVLLLYVHIPFCHRICPYCSFYKHTPGGTKIGEFIQALGKEAIWRRDSQSLSDNPSQSKAISNPFSIYLGGGTPSMLSPRHLNDLFASLRAAFDFSETTEITLEANPATFDLEKARLLKSLGVTRVSLGIQSFEPHVLETLGREHSPEQASESVRILREAGIPSINIDLMFSIPGQSLADWEHTLLHAISLKPDHISAYNLTYEEDTAFFESLKNGTYQENEDHDADHYHLADKLLTAAGFDHYETSNYARPGHHSQHNQGYWRGDDYLGLGPSAVSTLGGVRHRNIPDTAAYISQVGSIGNAIHETETLTPAQRRIELIALGLRTAEGIPNELLDPRSLENARNLAAENLLILGATRLRLTRLGRPLVDPIAAELI; from the coding sequence CTGGAATTTAAAGTTTTGCTCCTCTACGTCCACATACCCTTCTGCCACCGGATCTGCCCGTATTGCTCCTTTTACAAGCACACCCCGGGCGGCACGAAGATCGGCGAGTTCATCCAAGCGCTCGGAAAAGAGGCAATCTGGCGCAGGGATTCCCAATCCCTTTCAGACAACCCGAGCCAATCCAAAGCGATTTCAAATCCCTTCTCCATATACCTTGGGGGCGGCACACCCTCCATGCTTTCACCCAGGCACCTCAACGACCTTTTCGCCTCGCTCAGGGCGGCCTTCGACTTCTCCGAAACCACAGAGATCACCCTTGAGGCAAATCCCGCCACCTTCGACCTGGAAAAAGCCCGGCTCCTCAAATCCCTCGGCGTCACCCGCGTCTCCCTTGGCATCCAGTCCTTCGAACCGCATGTCCTCGAAACCCTCGGCCGCGAACACTCCCCGGAACAGGCCTCGGAATCCGTCCGCATCCTCCGCGAGGCCGGCATACCTTCCATCAACATCGACCTCATGTTCTCCATCCCCGGCCAATCCCTTGCCGATTGGGAACACACCCTGCTCCACGCCATCTCCCTGAAGCCAGACCACATCTCCGCCTACAACCTCACCTACGAGGAGGACACCGCTTTCTTCGAGTCCCTGAAAAACGGCACCTACCAGGAAAACGAGGATCACGACGCCGACCACTACCACCTCGCCGACAAGCTGCTGACCGCTGCGGGATTCGACCACTACGAGACCTCGAACTACGCCCGCCCCGGCCACCACTCTCAGCACAACCAAGGCTACTGGCGCGGCGACGACTATCTCGGCCTCGGCCCCTCCGCCGTCTCCACGCTCGGCGGAGTCCGCCACCGCAACATCCCCGACACCGCCGCCTACATCAGCCAGGTGGGCTCCATCGGCAACGCGATCCACGAAACCGAAACCCTCACGCCCGCCCAGCGCCGCATCGAGCTCATCGCCCTCGGCCTGCGGACGGCGGAAGGCATCCCAAACGAACTGCTGGATCCGCGGTCGCTGGAAAACGCCCGCAACCTTGCCGCCGAAAACCTTCTCATCCTCGGCGCGACCCGCCTCCGCCTCACCCGGCTGGGCCGCCCGCTCGTCGATCCCATCGCCGCAGAGCTCATCTGA
- a CDS encoding thiazole synthase, with the protein MLNIAGKAFASRLLLGTGKFPSNESMRDALAASGTEIVTVALRRADLSGNKDQFANILDFVDPEKYLLLANTSGAMNAEEAVRLARLAHSAGLPKWIKLEIHPDPTYLLPDPIETLKAAEILVKEGFTVLPYINADPVLAKRLQEAGCATVMPLGSPIGSNKGITTRDQIAIIIAQATVPVVVDAGIGAPSHAAEAMELGADAVLVNTAIAIASDPVKMAIAFQQAVAAGRTAFELGLPEPSQTAHPTSPLTAFLDHA; encoded by the coding sequence ATGCTAAACATCGCTGGCAAAGCCTTCGCCTCACGCCTCCTCCTCGGCACCGGAAAATTCCCCTCCAACGAATCCATGCGCGACGCCCTCGCCGCATCCGGCACCGAGATCGTCACCGTCGCGCTCCGCCGCGCCGACCTATCCGGAAACAAGGATCAGTTCGCCAACATCCTCGATTTCGTCGACCCGGAAAAATACCTCCTCCTTGCCAACACCAGTGGAGCCATGAACGCGGAGGAAGCCGTCCGCCTCGCCCGACTCGCCCACTCCGCCGGCCTGCCGAAATGGATCAAACTGGAAATCCACCCCGATCCCACCTACCTGCTCCCCGATCCCATAGAGACCCTCAAGGCCGCCGAAATCCTCGTCAAGGAAGGCTTCACCGTCCTACCCTACATCAACGCCGACCCCGTCCTCGCCAAGCGCCTCCAGGAAGCCGGTTGCGCCACCGTCATGCCCCTCGGCTCCCCGATCGGCTCCAACAAGGGCATCACCACCCGCGACCAGATCGCCATCATCATCGCCCAGGCCACCGTCCCTGTCGTCGTCGATGCCGGCATCGGAGCCCCCTCCCACGCCGCCGAGGCCATGGAACTCGGTGCCGATGCCGTCCTCGTCAACACTGCCATCGCCATCGCCTCCGATCCCGTGAAAATGGCCATCGCCTTCCAACAAGCCGTCGCCGCCGGCCGCACCGCCTTCGAGCTCGGCCTGCCCGAGCCCTCCCAAACAGCCCACCCCACCAGCCCCCTCACGGCGTTTCTGGATCATGCCTGA